A window from Bubalus kerabau isolate K-KA32 ecotype Philippines breed swamp buffalo chromosome 5, PCC_UOA_SB_1v2, whole genome shotgun sequence encodes these proteins:
- the SLC25A34 gene encoding solute carrier family 25 member 34 isoform X1, which yields METVPPAVDLVLGASACCLACVFTNPLEVVKTRLQLQGELQARGTYPRLYRGFVASVVAVARADGLCGLQKGLAAGLLYQGLMNGVRFYCYSLACQAGLSQQPGGTVVAGAVAGALGAFVGSPAYLVKTQLQAQTVAAMAVGHQHHHQSLLGALKTIWRQQGLAGLWRGVGGAVPRVMVGSAAQLATFASAKAWVQEQQWLPEDSWLVALAGGMISSIAVVAVMTPFDVVSTRLYNQPVDGAGRGKLYGGLTDCLVKIWRQEGPLALYKGLGPVYLRLGPHTILSMLFWDELRKLVGRDQHQGR from the exons ATGGAGACAGTGCCCCCAGCTGTGGACCTGGTGCTGGGTGCTTCAGCCTGTTGCCTGGCCTGTGTCTTCACCAACCCCCTGGAGGTAGTGAAGACGCGGCTGCAGCTTCAGGGGGAACTGCAGGCACGGGGCACCTACCCTCGGCTCTACCGGGGCTTTGTGGCCTCTGTCGTCGCGGTGGCTCGTGCAGATGGGCTGTGCGGGCTGCAGAAGGGGCTGGCTGCCGGCCTTCTCTACCAGGGCCTCATGAATGGCGTCCGCTTCTACTGCTACAGCCTGGCGTGCCAGGCCGGCCTCAGCCAGCAACCAGGAGGCACCGTGGTTGCGGGAGCTGTGGCGGGGGCATTGGGAGCCTTTGTGGGGAGCCCTGCTTACCTG GTCAAAACGCAGCTGCAGGCTCAGACAGTGGCCGCAATGGCCGTGGGGCACCAACACCATCACCAG AGCCTCTTGGGCGCCTTGAAGACCATCTGGCGGCAGCAGGGCCTGGCAGGGCTGTGGCGGGGCGTGGGTGGGGCCGTGCCCCGGGTCATGGTCGGCTCGGCCGCTCAGCTGGCCACCTTTGCCTCTGCCAAGGCCTGGGTGCAGGAGCAACAG TGGCTCCCAGAGGACAGCTGGCTGGTGGCCCTGGCCGGGGGCATGATCAGCAGCATAGCTGTGGTTGCTGTCATGACCCCCTTCGACGTGGTCAGCACGCGGCTGTATAATCAGCCAGTGGACGGGGCAGGCAGG GGCAAGCTATATGGCGGCCTCACCGACTGCCTGGTGAAGATCTGGCGGCAGGAGGGCCCCCTGGCGCTCTACAAGGGTCTGGGCCCCGTCTACCTGCGCCTGGGCCCCCACACCATTCTAAGCATGCTCTTCTGGGATGAACTCCGGAAACTGGTCGGGCGGGACCAGCACCAGGGCAGATAG
- the SLC25A34 gene encoding solute carrier family 25 member 34 isoform X2: METVPPAVDLVLGASACCLACVFTNPLEVVKTRLQLQGELQARGTYPRLYRGFVASVVAVARADGLCGLQKGLAAGLLYQGLMNGVRFYCYSLACQAGLSQQPGGTVVAGAVAGALGAFVGSPAYLSLLGALKTIWRQQGLAGLWRGVGGAVPRVMVGSAAQLATFASAKAWVQEQQWLPEDSWLVALAGGMISSIAVVAVMTPFDVVSTRLYNQPVDGAGRGKLYGGLTDCLVKIWRQEGPLALYKGLGPVYLRLGPHTILSMLFWDELRKLVGRDQHQGR; encoded by the exons ATGGAGACAGTGCCCCCAGCTGTGGACCTGGTGCTGGGTGCTTCAGCCTGTTGCCTGGCCTGTGTCTTCACCAACCCCCTGGAGGTAGTGAAGACGCGGCTGCAGCTTCAGGGGGAACTGCAGGCACGGGGCACCTACCCTCGGCTCTACCGGGGCTTTGTGGCCTCTGTCGTCGCGGTGGCTCGTGCAGATGGGCTGTGCGGGCTGCAGAAGGGGCTGGCTGCCGGCCTTCTCTACCAGGGCCTCATGAATGGCGTCCGCTTCTACTGCTACAGCCTGGCGTGCCAGGCCGGCCTCAGCCAGCAACCAGGAGGCACCGTGGTTGCGGGAGCTGTGGCGGGGGCATTGGGAGCCTTTGTGGGGAGCCCTGCTTACCTG AGCCTCTTGGGCGCCTTGAAGACCATCTGGCGGCAGCAGGGCCTGGCAGGGCTGTGGCGGGGCGTGGGTGGGGCCGTGCCCCGGGTCATGGTCGGCTCGGCCGCTCAGCTGGCCACCTTTGCCTCTGCCAAGGCCTGGGTGCAGGAGCAACAG TGGCTCCCAGAGGACAGCTGGCTGGTGGCCCTGGCCGGGGGCATGATCAGCAGCATAGCTGTGGTTGCTGTCATGACCCCCTTCGACGTGGTCAGCACGCGGCTGTATAATCAGCCAGTGGACGGGGCAGGCAGG GGCAAGCTATATGGCGGCCTCACCGACTGCCTGGTGAAGATCTGGCGGCAGGAGGGCCCCCTGGCGCTCTACAAGGGTCTGGGCCCCGTCTACCTGCGCCTGGGCCCCCACACCATTCTAAGCATGCTCTTCTGGGATGAACTCCGGAAACTGGTCGGGCGGGACCAGCACCAGGGCAGATAG